One window of the Zea mays cultivar B73 chromosome 3, Zm-B73-REFERENCE-NAM-5.0, whole genome shotgun sequence genome contains the following:
- the LOC100276333 gene encoding uncharacterized protein LOC100276333, whose protein sequence is MAAAAEVYRRVLKAVQKHVGRGATKQRFLDFGAAEFRAPVGTEADARARLRLAGDYAYLLTSVHHHKDLLLSYNIAVDRSDETKKILNKSAASVGLQLPDVYKP, encoded by the exons ATGGCGGCCGCGGCGGAGGTGTACCGGCGGGTGCTGAAGGCGGTGCAGAAGCACGTCGGTAGGGGCGCCACCAAGCAGCGCTTCCTCGACTTCGGGGCGGCCGAGTTCCGTGCCCCCGTCGGCACGGAGGCCGACGCTAGGGCGAGGCTGCGGCTCGCCGGGGACTACGCCTACCTCCTCACCAGCGTCCACCACCACAAG GATCTGCTGCTCTCGTACAATATAGCTGTGGATCGATCTGATGAAACGAAGAAGATACTGAACAAATCTGCCGCCAGTGTAGGCCTCCAGCTTCCTGATGTCTACAAGCCATGA
- the LOC103651666 gene encoding probable protein S-acyltransferase 4 isoform X2 gives MVCQHDPTQPNPTKRYSFFSLHLRAHCHHHSLLPAACPWELLQWKRGDPVIDGLQYSLTAGHCLLLRQLQCLCSGPSSVESKAGVTHVQPRHHRCVSRDRIRASIMQQQQPGAEGAVMKPSEPAEDEQHQQKPGLEGAVMKPSKPAEDEQHQQKPGLEGAVMKPSEPAEDEQQQEEAERRRLYQAWKGNNIFLCGGRLMFGPDAASLLLTTFLIVAPTIVFCYQIKSTFYGSGGRQQQQMHQAAALVVTVTTIMDLVFLSMTSTRDPGIVPRNSRAPPEADEFLGCNTPSMDWSGGRTPRMRLRRTKDVIINGFTVKVKFCETCLRYRPPRSSHCSICNNCVHKFDHHCPWVGQCIGLRNYRFFFLFIATSTFLCIFVFIFSWLSVYSQMEENGGSIWKALRKEACSFALIIYTSIVVWFVGGLTVFHLYLIGTNQTTYENFRYHYDKKDNPYRKSIAANFAEVFFTKIPPPMNDFRSWVGEGALEAGFYTPYIGLDVTNPREKIDLDMESKEVLVGGIQIPTALQNIDYGSFEESSGDKNRNAGQKSAHFPIAWAQGNEAAGTSAGATVTFNNKTSDDGVNEFDSPNTTTTQASTKANTEPPGRVDKMEGTMDRYDRRCNTI, from the exons ATGGTTTGTCAACACgacccaacccaacccaacccaaccaAAAGGTACAGCTTCTTCTCTCTGCATTTGCGTGCCCATTGCCACCACCACTCCCTGCTGCCTGCTGCCTGTCCTTGGGAACTCCTTCAATGGAAAAGGGGTGATCCAGTTATTGATGGCCTGCAGTACAGCTTGACCGCTGGGCACTGCTTGCTCCTACGGCAACTACAATGCCTCTGCTCTGGACCATCATCCGTTGAAAGCAAGGCAGGCGTCACACATGTCCAACCTCGCCATCACCGATGCGTGTCTCGTGACAGAATCAGAGCAAGCAtcatgcagcagcagcagccaggaGCAGAGGGCGCCGTCATGAAGCCATCAGAGCCTGCTGAGGATGAGCAGCATCAGCAGAAGCCAGGACTAGAGGGCGCCGTCATGAAGCCATCAAAGCCTGCTGAGGATGAGCAGCATCAGCAGAAGCCAGGACTAGAGGGCGCCGTCATGAAGCCATCAGAGCCTGCTGAGGATgagcagcagcaggaggaggctgAGCGCAGAAGGCTCTACCAGGCTTGGAAGGGAAACAAC ATATTCCTGTGCGGCGGGCGGCTCATGTTCGGGCCCGACGCCGCGTCCCTCCTGCTCACGACATTCCTCATCGTCGCCCCGACCATCGTCTTCTGCTACCAGATAAAATCCACGTTCTACGGCTCTGgtgggcggcagcagcagcagatgCACCAGGCAGCAGCGCTCGTAGTCACCGTCACAACGATCATG GACCTTGTCTTCCTATCCATGACATCCACCAGAGACCCAGGAATCGTGCCAAGGAACTCGAGGGCGCCCCCTGAAGCCGACGAGTTCCTCGGCTGCAACACGCCGTCTATGGACTGGAGCGGCGGGAGAACCCCGCGGATGAGGCTCCGCCGGACCAAGGACGTCATCATCAACGGCTTCACGGTGAAGGTGAAGTTCTGCGAGACCTGCCTGAGGTACCGTCCGCCACGATCCTCGCACTGCTCCATCTGCAACAACTGCGTCCACAAGTTTGACCACCACTGCCCATGGGTCGGCCAGTGCATTGGACTT AGGAACTACCGTTTCTTCTTTCTGTTCATAGCAACGTCGACTTTCCTGTGCATATTTGTCTTTATTTTTTCATGGCTGAGTGTCTATAGCCAAATGGAAGAAAATGGAGGCTCTATCTGGAAGGCCTTGCGCAAGGAAGCGTGCTCGTTTGCGCTAATCATATATACTTCCATTGTTGTTTGGTTTGTCGGAGGCCTCACAGTGTTTCATCTCTATCTAATCGGTACTAATCAG ACAACATATGAAAACTTTAGATACCATTATGACAAGAAGGACAATCCCTACCGCAAGAGCATTGCAGCAAACTTTGCGGAAGTGTTCTTTACCAAGATACCACCTCCGATGAATGATTTTCGTTCATGGGTAGGTGAGGGCGCACTTGAAGCTGGATTCTACACTCCATACATTGGGCTGGATGTGACAAACCCAAGGGAAAAGATTGACCTAGACATGGAAAGCAAAGAAGTACTTGTTGGGGGTatccagattccaacggcacttcaGAACATAGACTATGGTTCCTTCGAAGAGAGTTCAGGTGACAAGAACAGAAATGCTGGCCAAAAATCAGCGCATTTCCCTATAGCTTGGGCACAAGGAAATGAAGCTGCTGGAACATCTGCAGGAGCTACCGTGACATTCAATAACAAAACAAGCGATGATGGTGTTAATGAATTCGACAGTCCGAATACAACTACCACCCAAGCATCTACAAAAGCTAACACAGAACCACCAG GTAGGGTTGATAAAATGGAAGGGACAATGGATAGGTACGACCGGAGATGTAATACAATTTAG
- the LOC103651666 gene encoding probable protein S-acyltransferase 4 isoform X1 — translation MVCQHDPTQPNPTKRYSFFSLHLRAHCHHHSLLPAACPWELLQWKRGDPVIDGLQYSLTAGHCLLLRQLQCLCSGPSSVESKAGVTHVQPRHHRCVSRDRIRASIMQQQQPGAEGAVMKPSEPAEDEQHQQKPGLEGAVMKPSKPAEDEQHQQKPGLEGAVMKPSEPAEDEQQQEEAERRRLYQAWKGNNIFLCGGRLMFGPDAASLLLTTFLIVAPTIVFCYQIKSTFYGSGGRQQQQMHQAAALVVTVTTIMPETEPWLQTQDLVFLSMTSTRDPGIVPRNSRAPPEADEFLGCNTPSMDWSGGRTPRMRLRRTKDVIINGFTVKVKFCETCLRYRPPRSSHCSICNNCVHKFDHHCPWVGQCIGLRNYRFFFLFIATSTFLCIFVFIFSWLSVYSQMEENGGSIWKALRKEACSFALIIYTSIVVWFVGGLTVFHLYLIGTNQTTYENFRYHYDKKDNPYRKSIAANFAEVFFTKIPPPMNDFRSWVGEGALEAGFYTPYIGLDVTNPREKIDLDMESKEVLVGGIQIPTALQNIDYGSFEESSGDKNRNAGQKSAHFPIAWAQGNEAAGTSAGATVTFNNKTSDDGVNEFDSPNTTTTQASTKANTEPPGRVDKMEGTMDRYDRRCNTI, via the exons ATGGTTTGTCAACACgacccaacccaacccaacccaaccaAAAGGTACAGCTTCTTCTCTCTGCATTTGCGTGCCCATTGCCACCACCACTCCCTGCTGCCTGCTGCCTGTCCTTGGGAACTCCTTCAATGGAAAAGGGGTGATCCAGTTATTGATGGCCTGCAGTACAGCTTGACCGCTGGGCACTGCTTGCTCCTACGGCAACTACAATGCCTCTGCTCTGGACCATCATCCGTTGAAAGCAAGGCAGGCGTCACACATGTCCAACCTCGCCATCACCGATGCGTGTCTCGTGACAGAATCAGAGCAAGCAtcatgcagcagcagcagccaggaGCAGAGGGCGCCGTCATGAAGCCATCAGAGCCTGCTGAGGATGAGCAGCATCAGCAGAAGCCAGGACTAGAGGGCGCCGTCATGAAGCCATCAAAGCCTGCTGAGGATGAGCAGCATCAGCAGAAGCCAGGACTAGAGGGCGCCGTCATGAAGCCATCAGAGCCTGCTGAGGATgagcagcagcaggaggaggctgAGCGCAGAAGGCTCTACCAGGCTTGGAAGGGAAACAAC ATATTCCTGTGCGGCGGGCGGCTCATGTTCGGGCCCGACGCCGCGTCCCTCCTGCTCACGACATTCCTCATCGTCGCCCCGACCATCGTCTTCTGCTACCAGATAAAATCCACGTTCTACGGCTCTGgtgggcggcagcagcagcagatgCACCAGGCAGCAGCGCTCGTAGTCACCGTCACAACGATCATG CCAGAAACTGAACCGTGGCTTCAAACGCAGGACCTTGTCTTCCTATCCATGACATCCACCAGAGACCCAGGAATCGTGCCAAGGAACTCGAGGGCGCCCCCTGAAGCCGACGAGTTCCTCGGCTGCAACACGCCGTCTATGGACTGGAGCGGCGGGAGAACCCCGCGGATGAGGCTCCGCCGGACCAAGGACGTCATCATCAACGGCTTCACGGTGAAGGTGAAGTTCTGCGAGACCTGCCTGAGGTACCGTCCGCCACGATCCTCGCACTGCTCCATCTGCAACAACTGCGTCCACAAGTTTGACCACCACTGCCCATGGGTCGGCCAGTGCATTGGACTT AGGAACTACCGTTTCTTCTTTCTGTTCATAGCAACGTCGACTTTCCTGTGCATATTTGTCTTTATTTTTTCATGGCTGAGTGTCTATAGCCAAATGGAAGAAAATGGAGGCTCTATCTGGAAGGCCTTGCGCAAGGAAGCGTGCTCGTTTGCGCTAATCATATATACTTCCATTGTTGTTTGGTTTGTCGGAGGCCTCACAGTGTTTCATCTCTATCTAATCGGTACTAATCAG ACAACATATGAAAACTTTAGATACCATTATGACAAGAAGGACAATCCCTACCGCAAGAGCATTGCAGCAAACTTTGCGGAAGTGTTCTTTACCAAGATACCACCTCCGATGAATGATTTTCGTTCATGGGTAGGTGAGGGCGCACTTGAAGCTGGATTCTACACTCCATACATTGGGCTGGATGTGACAAACCCAAGGGAAAAGATTGACCTAGACATGGAAAGCAAAGAAGTACTTGTTGGGGGTatccagattccaacggcacttcaGAACATAGACTATGGTTCCTTCGAAGAGAGTTCAGGTGACAAGAACAGAAATGCTGGCCAAAAATCAGCGCATTTCCCTATAGCTTGGGCACAAGGAAATGAAGCTGCTGGAACATCTGCAGGAGCTACCGTGACATTCAATAACAAAACAAGCGATGATGGTGTTAATGAATTCGACAGTCCGAATACAACTACCACCCAAGCATCTACAAAAGCTAACACAGAACCACCAG GTAGGGTTGATAAAATGGAAGGGACAATGGATAGGTACGACCGGAGATGTAATACAATTTAG
- the LOC100194010 gene encoding uncharacterized protein LOC100194010, translating into MCGIFAYLNYNVSRERRYILEVLFNGLRRLEYRGYDSAGIALDADRQVPSPAPASSSDARPYAGAPPLVFRQEGKIENLVRSVYSEVDEKDVNLDAAFSVHAGIAHTRWATHGVPAPRNSHPQSSGAGDEFLVVHNGIITNYEVLKETLTRHGFTFESDTDTEVIPKLAKFVFDKSHDEQGDVTFSQVVMEVMRQLEGAYALIFKSPHYPNELIACKRGSQLILGVNELSGQQNGKSFHDVKTLTTNGKPKELFFSSDLCAIVEHTKNYLALEDNEIVHIKDGSVSILKFDPHKEKPASVQRALSVLEMEVEQIKKGSYDHFMQKEIHEQPHSLKTTMRGRLKDGGVVLGGLKEYLKTIRRCRRVVFIGCGTSYNAALAARPFVEELTGIPVTMEVASDLLDRQGPIYREDTAVFVSQSGETADTLLALDYALENGALCVGITNTVGSTLSRKTHCGVHINAGCEIGVASTKAYTSQIVAMAMMALAIGSDQISTQARRDSIISGLNNLSSNVSEVLKLDAGMKELASSLIDSESLLVFGRGYNYATALEGALKVKEVALMHSEGMLAGEMKHGPLALVDENLPIIVIATRDACFSKQQSVIQQLLSRRGRLIVMCSRGDAAAVCPSGGSCRVIEVPQVADCLQPVINIIPLQLLAYHLTVLRGFDVDQPRNLAKSVTTQ; encoded by the exons ATGTGCGGGATCTTCGCCTACCTCAACTACAACGTCTCGCGGGAGCGCCGCTACATCCTCGAGGTCCTCTTCAACGGCCTCCGCCGCCTCGAGTACCGCGGCTACGACTCCGCCGGGATCGCGCTCGATGCCGACCGCCAGGTCCCCTCCCCCGCTCCCGCTTCCTCTTCCGACGCGCGGCCGTACGCCGGGGCGCCGCCGCTCGTGTTCCGCCAGGAGGGCAAGATCGAGAACCTCGTGCGATCCGTCTACTCCG AGGTTGATGAGAAGGATGTGAACCTGGATGCTGCGTTCAGTGTGCATGCTGGGATCGCACATACCAGGTGGGCCACGCACGGTGTGCCTGCTCCAAGGAACAGCCACCCCCAATCGTCTGGTGCCGGTGATGAGTTCTTGGTTGTCCACAATGGCATTATCACCAACTATGAG GTCTTGAAAGAGACACTAACTAGGCACGGCTTCACCTTTGAGTCTGATACAGACACAGAAGTCATCCCTAAGCTAGCAAAGTTCGTTTTTGATAAATCTCATGATGAACAAG GTGATGTGACGTTTAGCCAAGTTGTTATGGAAGTCATGAGGCAGCTTGAAGGAGCCTACGCACTTATCTTTAAAAGCCCGCACTATCCCAATGAATTGATTGCATGCAAACGAGGCAGCCAACTGATACTTGGTGTCAAC GAATTGAGTGGTCAACAGAATGGGAAATCATTTCATGATGTCAAAACCTTGACAACAAATGGAAAGCCCAAAGAATTATTCTTCTCCAGTGATCTATGTGCTATTGTAGAGCATACGAAGAACTACTTAGCTCTTGAAGATAATGAAATTGTTCATATTAAG GATGGTAGTGTTTCGATCCTCAAGTTTGACCCTCACAAAGAGAAGCCAGCATCTGTGCAACGAGCATTGTCTGTTCTTGAGATGGAAGTTGAGCAAATAAAGAAAGGAAGTTATGATCACTTCATGCAAAAAGAAATCCATGAACAGCCACATTCGTTGAAAACAACAATGAGGGGTAGATTGAAGGATGGTGGGGTTGTTCTAGGTGGACTGAAGGAATATCTCAAGACAATTAGGCGCTGTAGAAGGGTGGTATTTATTGGTTGTGGAACAAGTTACAATGCTGCCTTAGCTGCAAGACCTTTTGTGGAAGAACTGACTG GTATTCCTGTGACTATGGAGGTTGCAAGTGACTTGCTGGACAGACAAGGTCCCATCTACAGAGAAGACACTGCAGTTTTTGTTAGTCAATCTGGGGAGACAGCAGATACCCTCCTTGCTCTAGATTATGCACTAGAAAATGGAGCTCTCTGTGTTGGCATAACAAATACTGTTGGAAGCACGCTGTCTAGAAAAACACACTGTGGGGTTCATATCAATGCTGGTTGTGAGATTGGTGTTGCCAGTACAAAG GCTTATACAAGTCAAATAGTAGCCATGGCGATGATGGCGTTGGCTATTGGGTCCGATCAGATATCTACTCAAGCTAGGAGGGACAGTATCATCAGTGGACTGAACAACCTTTCAA GCAATGTCAGCGAAGTTCTCAAGCTAGATGCTGGAATGAAGGAGCTTGCCTCTTCGCTGATCGACTCAGAGTCGCTCCTCGTGTTCGGAAGGGGTTACAACTACGCCACCGCGCTGGAGGGCGCCCTGAAGGTCAAGGAGGTGGCGCTGATGCACAGCGAGGGCATGCTCGCTGGCGAGATGAAGCACGGGCCGCTGGCCCTCGTGGACGAGAACCTCCCCATCATTGTCATTGCGACCCGCGACGCGTGCTTCAG CAAGCAGCAGTCGGTGATCCAACAGCTCCTCTCGCGCAGGGGGCGCCTGATAGTGATGTGCTCTAGGGGAGATGCCGCGGCTGTGTGCCCTAGCGGTGGGTCGTGCAGAGTCATTGAAGTTCCACAGGTTGCAGACTGTCTCCAGCCAGTGATCAACATAATTCCATTACAG TTGCTCGCGTACCATCTGACTGTTCTCCGGGGATTCGACGTGGACCAACCAAGGAATCTGGCGAAGAGCGTGACCACGCAGTAG